The proteins below are encoded in one region of Vibrio sp. ED004:
- a CDS encoding VOC family protein, with translation MENLKVTEIKSFVPAKNFDLSKRFYQTLGFQIMSEFHDIAYFRHGDYAFLLQDFYEPAHCHNYMMHLLVEDVKSWYQHVQNSNVMTEFEVTVTEVVELPWGMIEFCITDPSGVLWRVAENIRPR, from the coding sequence ATGGAAAATCTAAAAGTCACGGAAATAAAGTCGTTTGTGCCTGCTAAAAACTTCGATTTATCAAAGCGTTTTTATCAAACTCTAGGCTTTCAAATCATGTCGGAGTTCCATGATATCGCTTATTTTCGTCACGGCGATTATGCATTCCTTTTACAAGATTTTTACGAACCTGCGCACTGTCACAATTACATGATGCACTTGCTGGTGGAAGACGTAAAAAGTTGGTATCAACACGTGCAAAACTCTAATGTAATGACGGAATTTGAAGTAACCGTTACTGAGGTTGTAGAGCTGCCTTGGGGAATGATTGAGTTTTGTATCACTGACCCAAGTGGCGTGCTATGGCGTGTTGCCGAGAACATCAGGCCACGTTAG
- the glpQ gene encoding glycerophosphodiester phosphodiesterase — protein sequence MKTTSLSLTLLALSLSANALADPLVIAHRGASGYLPEHTLPAKALAYAMKPDYIEQDVVMTKDDQLVVLHDHYLDRVTDVANRFPDRARDDGRYYAIDFTLAEIKSLKVTEGFNLDEQGNRVAGYPTRFPMWQSDFRVPTFAEEIEMIQGLNKTLGYDVGIYPEIKAPWFHLHEGKDISKAVLATLHQYGYLTKDDKVYLQCFDANELQRINDELMPAMEMDLKLVQLMAYTDWNETMTYKGDKATPYSYDWMFEKGGMAKVATYADGIGPWKPMLVDDASTKENIIIKPLMKSAKEAGLDVHPYTFRADPGRIPGYADNFDGMLDVFYNQVKVDGVFTDFPDKAVEFLNR from the coding sequence ATGAAAACAACGTCACTGTCCCTAACTTTATTGGCACTGAGCTTATCGGCCAATGCACTTGCTGATCCTTTAGTTATTGCTCACCGAGGTGCATCGGGTTACTTACCAGAGCACACATTGCCAGCAAAAGCGCTCGCGTATGCGATGAAACCTGACTACATCGAACAAGATGTCGTGATGACCAAAGACGACCAACTGGTGGTACTTCACGACCATTATCTAGATCGCGTTACTGATGTTGCAAACCGCTTTCCAGATCGTGCACGTGACGATGGTCGCTACTACGCGATAGATTTCACGCTTGCTGAGATCAAATCATTAAAGGTGACAGAAGGTTTTAACCTTGATGAGCAAGGCAACAGAGTGGCAGGGTATCCAACTCGCTTCCCAATGTGGCAGTCTGATTTCCGCGTACCAACGTTTGCAGAAGAAATTGAAATGATCCAAGGATTGAATAAGACACTTGGTTACGACGTAGGTATCTACCCAGAAATCAAAGCGCCTTGGTTCCATCTCCATGAAGGCAAAGACATCTCTAAAGCGGTACTGGCGACCTTGCATCAATACGGTTACTTAACAAAAGACGATAAGGTCTATTTGCAGTGTTTTGACGCTAACGAATTGCAACGCATCAACGATGAACTTATGCCAGCGATGGAAATGGACTTGAAACTCGTTCAGCTCATGGCTTACACCGATTGGAACGAAACCATGACTTATAAGGGAGATAAGGCGACACCTTACAGTTACGATTGGATGTTTGAGAAAGGCGGGATGGCAAAGGTTGCGACCTATGCAGATGGCATTGGCCCGTGGAAACCTATGCTGGTGGACGACGCATCGACCAAAGAGAACATCATCATTAAACCGTTGATGAAATCTGCCAAAGAGGCTGGCTTAGACGTTCACCCATATACGTTCCGTGCTGACCCAGGTCGAATTCCGGGCTATGCCGATAATTTCGATGGCATGTTGGATGTGTTCTACAACCAAGTGAAAGTAGACGGCGTGTTTACTGACTTCCCAGATAAAGCGGTAGAGTTCCTTAACCGTTAA
- a CDS encoding ASCH domain-containing protein, with protein MEERSQAYLDSYLNSLPEEMAKKHTSFSADYFCGDEYNANLCAQLILKGEKQASCSLEYWYSHEDEVMPVVGHLQVVTDWEGKPICIVEITSVSLCPYNQVTAEFAAAEGEGDKTLAWWRKAHWNFFSRECEELKITPSEGMMLVLERFKVVHQ; from the coding sequence ATGGAAGAAAGAAGCCAAGCTTATCTCGATAGCTACCTAAACTCACTGCCGGAAGAAATGGCCAAGAAGCACACCTCATTCAGTGCAGACTATTTCTGTGGAGACGAATACAACGCGAATTTGTGCGCACAACTGATATTGAAAGGCGAAAAGCAGGCGTCTTGCAGCCTTGAATATTGGTACAGCCATGAAGATGAAGTGATGCCTGTTGTCGGCCACTTACAAGTTGTTACCGATTGGGAAGGTAAGCCTATCTGTATTGTTGAAATCACGTCTGTTTCCTTGTGTCCATACAATCAAGTGACCGCTGAATTTGCTGCCGCAGAAGGTGAGGGTGACAAAACTCTAGCATGGTGGAGAAAAGCGCATTGGAACTTTTTCTCTCGTGAATGTGAAGAACTCAAGATCACACCAAGTGAAGGCATGATGTTGGTACTTGAGCGTTTCAAAGTGGTTCATCAATAA
- a CDS encoding GNAT family N-acetyltransferase translates to MTGNRQPLNTLPDGQSVSLSEAQDSYCVEVSSGVVEVVRETNQFWRLTQMTALNTEQLSAFAILFSANPEIRTIELGQFKSEVLDSLCFETAEGLKVLWREAVMQTPDLWLKNQNHNLYPHKQILDAAGYHPARPKPLLGELYRRYIPDLNAVLTLEGLDVDKHLTLFNKWQNSQRVANFWEQTGSLEEHKQYLEESLKNTKNQLLIVCLDNQPFAYVEVYWTKEDRIAPYYAAGDYDRGIHMLVGEESHRGAHKVAAWLPSVCHFIYLSDPRTEKIVSEPRADNDKMIGYLQKYGFAKVKEFEFPHKRAALMCQLKDSFFSNEF, encoded by the coding sequence ATGACTGGTAACCGCCAGCCTTTGAACACTCTGCCCGATGGGCAGAGTGTTTCTCTAAGTGAGGCACAAGACAGTTACTGCGTGGAAGTAAGTTCCGGTGTGGTTGAAGTGGTGCGTGAAACAAATCAGTTTTGGCGTTTAACTCAAATGACAGCGCTCAATACGGAGCAACTTTCTGCATTTGCCATTCTGTTCTCTGCTAACCCTGAGATTCGAACGATTGAACTCGGACAGTTTAAAAGCGAAGTGTTGGATTCTTTGTGTTTTGAAACTGCTGAAGGTTTAAAGGTGTTATGGCGTGAAGCCGTTATGCAAACACCTGATCTTTGGCTAAAAAACCAGAATCATAACCTTTACCCGCATAAGCAAATCCTCGACGCAGCAGGGTATCATCCGGCGAGACCCAAGCCCTTATTGGGTGAGTTGTATCGCCGTTATATTCCCGATCTTAACGCTGTTCTCACTCTCGAAGGCTTAGATGTCGACAAGCACTTAACCCTCTTCAATAAGTGGCAAAATAGCCAACGTGTTGCGAATTTCTGGGAGCAAACTGGCTCACTGGAAGAACACAAACAGTACTTAGAAGAATCACTTAAAAACACCAAAAATCAGCTTCTTATTGTGTGTTTAGACAATCAGCCTTTCGCCTACGTCGAAGTGTACTGGACCAAAGAAGACCGAATCGCACCTTATTACGCGGCAGGGGATTATGACCGGGGTATTCATATGCTGGTCGGTGAAGAATCCCACCGTGGTGCACATAAAGTAGCGGCTTGGCTGCCTTCCGTTTGCCACTTCATCTATCTATCAGATCCCCGTACAGAAAAGATTGTTAGCGAGCCAAGAGCCGATAACGACAAGATGATCGGATATCTGCAGAAATATGGATTTGCCAAAGTAAAAGAATTTGAATTTCCGCACAAACGTGCGGCTTTAATGTGTCAGTTGAAAGACAGCTTTTTCAGTAACGAGTTCTAA
- a CDS encoding STAS/SEC14 domain-containing protein, which translates to MSVERHGISVGIERVSCETIIVFKAKGKLTHDDYQAMIPIFKTTIEELDSSALKILVDISTLTGWELRAAWDDFKLGLELNSKIDKIAIYGDKSWQELASKVGSWFVSGDIKSFEEYDSAIEWLID; encoded by the coding sequence ATGAGTGTTGAACGTCATGGAATATCGGTTGGAATTGAACGTGTTAGCTGCGAAACCATCATCGTGTTTAAAGCGAAAGGAAAGCTGACGCACGACGATTATCAAGCAATGATACCAATCTTCAAAACAACAATAGAAGAGCTCGACTCTTCCGCATTGAAGATTCTGGTCGACATCTCAACATTAACTGGTTGGGAGCTGCGCGCCGCATGGGACGATTTCAAACTCGGACTAGAACTCAACTCTAAGATAGACAAGATTGCGATTTACGGCGATAAAAGCTGGCAAGAACTCGCATCAAAAGTCGGTAGCTGGTTTGTGTCTGGCGATATTAAGTCATTTGAAGAATACGACTCTGCCATTGAGTGGTTGATTGACTAA
- a CDS encoding HAD family hydrolase, which yields MNKATKSTVSTKLTKTVLFDWGNTLMIDFPDAQGKMCDWETVEEVSGAQALLAQLSKHHNIYIATNAADSSKGDIIRAFERVGLSQYIDGYFCKASIGLSKYDSGFYPAIIGKLDIEPQDVTMIGDALEKDIYPALEAGLQVVWLNTEEATADSKLPIVEIQNLTQLLGFINE from the coding sequence ATGAACAAAGCTACAAAATCAACGGTTTCAACTAAGCTGACTAAAACCGTCTTATTTGATTGGGGCAACACCTTAATGATCGACTTCCCAGACGCACAAGGGAAAATGTGTGACTGGGAAACCGTAGAAGAAGTGAGTGGGGCACAAGCCTTGCTCGCTCAATTGTCGAAGCATCACAACATATACATTGCGACGAATGCAGCCGATTCCAGCAAAGGTGACATCATCCGTGCATTTGAACGTGTCGGATTGTCCCAATACATTGATGGCTACTTCTGTAAGGCGAGTATTGGCTTATCCAAATACGATTCTGGTTTCTATCCTGCCATTATTGGCAAACTCGATATCGAACCCCAAGATGTCACCATGATTGGCGATGCTCTAGAAAAAGACATTTATCCTGCGTTAGAAGCGGGCTTGCAAGTGGTATGGCTGAACACGGAAGAGGCGACCGCAGATTCGAAGTTACCTATTGTTGAGATTCAAAACCTGACCCAATTACTGGGGTTTATCAATGAATGA
- a CDS encoding tyrosine-type recombinase/integrase — protein sequence MGAYLRTLTTERSLSSSTCAQALNAILFFYRAVLNREFEERLVPPIKRASKIPELLNREEVRSIISHCRSLKYQTALEMCYGCGRRVSEVVGLYVKDIDGTAKRLHIHCGKGKKDRFVPLGDSQLNHLRNYWRHYHPTVVLFPSLEPKKPLGISSLQKCFKAAKVEANVRKLGGIHALRHAYATHQLESGMPLNVLQRYLGHSNIKTTLRYTHWIGHHNESSDGSKFDLVAQLWEESE from the coding sequence ATTGGTGCGTATTTACGTACGCTCACCACAGAGCGGAGCTTAAGTAGTAGTACTTGTGCTCAAGCTTTGAATGCCATCTTGTTCTTTTATCGTGCCGTTTTGAATAGAGAATTTGAAGAGCGACTGGTTCCCCCGATTAAACGTGCCAGTAAAATACCGGAGCTGCTTAATCGCGAGGAAGTAAGAAGTATCATTAGTCATTGTCGAAGTCTTAAATATCAGACCGCACTTGAAATGTGTTACGGGTGTGGCCGACGTGTCAGTGAGGTCGTAGGCTTGTACGTGAAAGACATCGATGGTACGGCGAAACGACTGCACATTCATTGTGGTAAAGGTAAAAAAGATCGCTTTGTTCCACTGGGTGATAGCCAACTGAATCATCTTCGAAATTACTGGCGTCATTATCACCCAACCGTAGTGCTGTTTCCCAGCCTAGAGCCCAAAAAGCCATTGGGTATTAGTTCTTTGCAGAAGTGCTTCAAAGCAGCAAAAGTTGAGGCAAACGTCAGAAAATTAGGAGGAATACACGCCTTGAGGCACGCTTATGCGACACATCAGCTTGAATCGGGCATGCCTTTGAATGTTCTGCAGCGTTACCTCGGACATTCGAATATCAAAACGACATTGAGGTACACCCATTGGATAGGTCATCACAACGAAAGCTCGGACGGAAGTAAGTTCGACTTAGTTGCTCAACTATGGGAGGAGAGCGAATGA
- a CDS encoding transposase, which yields MNALSPYQAVLTQGLEELDKSKVTPRQWQVLNHLRDCRTERMGSYDWRCQQCGHETRWYSSCRDRHCPNCQEQMRQQWLTKRSQDILPVAYHHMVFTLPHEFNALVKAHSKVVYQCLFHSVWATLCAFANERHHLVGQLGALMVLHTWGRNLSQHTHIHCLLPSGVLTKDRQWQPTRKESYLLPVKALSVRFKKEMLCRVSELIATHSNLLEEAASKRWVVYSKPVLHEPTAVVGYLSRYCNRIGLNPNQLSYNVDGRITMSYKDYRTNGTQRMCCNAGELLRRLLLHVLPKGLMRIRYYGFLANAVRVKAIAEIRQSLRKRPAEKSEVLKEKPCCPKLP from the coding sequence ATGAACGCATTATCTCCTTACCAAGCCGTATTAACACAAGGCTTAGAAGAGCTTGATAAAAGCAAAGTCACACCGAGACAGTGGCAGGTGCTTAACCATTTAAGAGACTGCCGGACCGAGCGTATGGGCAGCTACGACTGGCGTTGTCAGCAATGTGGTCATGAAACGCGTTGGTACAGCTCTTGTCGAGACCGTCATTGCCCCAATTGCCAAGAGCAGATGAGACAGCAATGGCTAACAAAGCGAAGCCAAGATATTTTACCTGTGGCCTACCATCATATGGTTTTTACCTTACCTCACGAGTTCAATGCTTTGGTTAAAGCGCATTCTAAGGTGGTTTATCAATGCTTGTTTCACTCAGTGTGGGCAACGTTATGCGCGTTTGCTAATGAGCGGCATCATCTTGTTGGTCAACTTGGTGCATTGATGGTTCTTCACACTTGGGGAAGAAATCTGAGTCAACATACTCATATTCATTGCCTGTTACCGAGTGGGGTGCTTACAAAAGATCGGCAATGGCAACCGACAAGAAAAGAGAGTTACCTGCTTCCGGTTAAAGCCTTATCCGTTCGCTTTAAGAAAGAGATGTTATGTCGAGTAAGCGAGTTGATAGCAACGCACAGTAATTTATTAGAGGAAGCCGCTAGTAAGAGATGGGTTGTGTACAGTAAACCTGTACTCCACGAGCCTACAGCGGTAGTGGGTTATCTATCTCGGTATTGCAATCGTATCGGATTAAATCCCAACCAATTAAGTTATAACGTGGATGGCCGTATCACGATGAGTTACAAAGACTACCGAACCAATGGGACGCAAAGAATGTGTTGTAATGCGGGCGAGTTACTTCGACGCTTACTTTTACATGTGTTGCCTAAAGGGCTAATGCGAATACGCTACTATGGCTTTTTAGCTAATGCTGTACGGGTAAAAGCGATAGCGGAAATTAGGCAAAGCTTACGAAAGCGACCCGCAGAGAAATCGGAAGTGCTGAAAGAGAAACCTTGTTGTCCGAAACTGCCATAG